The Faecalibacterium prausnitzii genome includes a window with the following:
- a CDS encoding DUF58 domain-containing protein: protein MAAVVFALVLAGLLFWLEQESCVHSLDDLQGVLETEDFLAEADQPVNLRLTVRNSGPHWKSFAALRLHLGRELTPCSMDHLTRDCAGQGHTVRCTAWLRPQQEASFKVAVRVGQRGRYVLEPLQLIGGDLLGLKTQSRTERGFHELVVPPRECDLPELDGLMGGFLGGISVNRYLYEDPILTAGYREYTSGDPMRAISWKQSVRGRGLMVKRFDYTTEPRVVVLVHADSSRYTQPERVERCYSMARTVCRMLEEKAVSYRFALNATFDLLMNATVTAGDEWKKPLEVPQGYGPEHFRRMLEMLGRATGQTAQPCREFCARYYHAQEQTSCIFLTTEPEAEARACLNPMPGVRLLVLTPECVQQRGEEGPV from the coding sequence ATGGCGGCGGTCGTATTTGCGCTGGTGCTGGCGGGGCTACTCTTCTGGCTGGAACAGGAGTCTTGTGTCCACAGTCTGGACGATTTGCAGGGGGTGCTGGAAACGGAGGACTTCCTTGCCGAGGCAGACCAGCCGGTGAACCTGCGGTTGACCGTACGGAACAGCGGCCCCCACTGGAAGTCATTTGCAGCCCTGCGGCTCCATCTGGGGCGGGAGCTCACCCCGTGCAGCATGGACCACCTGACCAGAGACTGCGCCGGGCAGGGGCACACTGTGCGGTGCACGGCCTGGCTGCGTCCGCAGCAGGAGGCGTCGTTCAAAGTCGCGGTCCGCGTCGGGCAGCGGGGCCGCTATGTATTGGAGCCGCTACAGCTGATCGGCGGCGACCTGCTGGGCCTGAAGACGCAATCCCGCACAGAGCGGGGCTTCCATGAGCTCGTCGTTCCACCCAGGGAATGCGACCTGCCGGAACTGGACGGCCTGATGGGCGGCTTTCTGGGCGGCATTTCGGTGAACCGCTACCTCTACGAAGACCCCATCCTGACGGCAGGCTATCGCGAGTACACCAGCGGCGACCCGATGCGGGCCATCTCCTGGAAGCAGAGCGTCCGTGGGCGGGGCTTGATGGTGAAAAGGTTTGATTACACGACCGAACCACGGGTCGTGGTGCTGGTCCATGCGGATTCGTCGCGCTATACCCAGCCGGAGCGGGTGGAGCGGTGTTACTCCATGGCCCGGACGGTCTGCCGGATGCTGGAAGAAAAGGCGGTGTCCTACCGCTTTGCGCTGAATGCAACGTTCGACCTGCTGATGAACGCGACCGTGACGGCGGGCGACGAGTGGAAAAAGCCGCTGGAAGTGCCGCAGGGGTACGGACCAGAACATTTCCGCCGCATGCTGGAAATGCTGGGCCGCGCCACCGGACAGACCGCCCAGCCCTGCCGGGAGTTCTGCGCCCGGTATTATCACGCGCAGGAGCAGACGAGCTGCATCTTCCTGACCACAGAGCCGGAAGCAGAGGCCCGCGCCTGCCTGAACCCGATGCCAGGGGTCCGGTTGTTGGTCCTCACGCCGGAATGTGTGCAACAACGCGGAGAGGAGGGACCGGTATGA
- a CDS encoding AAA family ATPase gives MERTAFTAYRDKVVTNCARVIVGKDDIIEKVLVSFLCGGHVLLEDKPGTGKTMLLRAFARTVGGDFRRVQFTPDLLPSDLTGINFYNQKTGEFEFRPGPLFTNFVLTDEINRATPRTQSALLEAMEEKQITVDGVTSRLAEPFMVLATQNPLESFGTFPLPDAQMDRFFMRLSLGYMNREQEMEVLSRPSAQAVLSQLNPVVTPEETAYVRTAYREVKVSDDVKNYLMDIVEATRMQGGFVSGVSTRGALALYQAAQAYAALQGRDYVAPEDVKGLAPAVLCHRVVLGGSMNAEAATQRLRKLLSDVEVPLENH, from the coding sequence ATGGAACGAACAGCTTTTACCGCCTATCGGGATAAGGTCGTCACCAACTGTGCCAGGGTCATCGTGGGCAAGGACGACATCATTGAAAAAGTCCTCGTCAGCTTCTTGTGCGGAGGCCATGTCCTGCTGGAAGACAAGCCCGGCACCGGCAAGACCATGCTTCTGCGCGCTTTTGCCCGGACTGTGGGCGGGGATTTCCGGCGGGTACAGTTCACGCCCGACCTGCTCCCGTCGGACCTGACGGGCATCAACTTCTACAACCAGAAGACCGGCGAGTTCGAGTTCCGGCCCGGCCCGCTCTTCACCAACTTTGTGCTGACGGACGAGATCAACCGCGCCACGCCACGCACCCAGTCGGCCTTGCTGGAAGCCATGGAGGAAAAGCAGATCACGGTGGACGGCGTGACGAGCCGCCTGGCTGAGCCGTTCATGGTGCTGGCGACCCAGAACCCGCTGGAATCCTTTGGCACTTTCCCTCTGCCGGATGCCCAGATGGACCGCTTTTTCATGCGGTTGTCACTGGGGTACATGAACCGGGAGCAGGAGATGGAAGTGCTGTCCCGCCCGTCGGCGCAGGCGGTGCTCAGCCAGTTGAACCCGGTGGTCACGCCGGAGGAAACGGCCTATGTCCGCACGGCTTACCGTGAGGTGAAGGTCTCCGACGATGTGAAGAACTACCTGATGGACATCGTGGAGGCCACCCGCATGCAGGGCGGTTTCGTGAGCGGGGTGTCCACCCGTGGTGCGCTGGCGCTGTATCAGGCGGCGCAGGCCTACGCGGCTCTGCAGGGCCGGGACTACGTTGCTCCGGAGGACGTCAAGGGGCTGGCCCCGGCGGTGCTCTGCCATCGTGTGGTCCTGGGCGGCAGCATGAACGCGGAAGCTGCAACCCAGCGGCTGCGGAAGCTGCTATCCGATGTTGAAGTTCCGCTGGAGAACCACTGA